The following proteins are encoded in a genomic region of Ornithodoros turicata isolate Travis chromosome 6, ASM3712646v1, whole genome shotgun sequence:
- the LOC135397594 gene encoding neprilysin-1-like, whose amino-acid sequence MDGTGICSASFCVSTIAGSLIYASLFLFVPYLVTNTLFPTCFSPDCYNFPRELAMAMEPRADPCKDFYRFVCGRWSTVHPVDANQFARLQRKIFFSLYDEIHQADKTPVPQSSAVEKSALGLRICEEIFSYREDNIDDLQAFLKTQNLSWPDVSHASPYDALEALIALGLDWDIHLLFQMKLVPNFKQDDRLLLSLSQSSSLVLWFQHRVTRLPGSLLGDAIVKIAHMLGSTDEDYSKLVETIVLMDTDLMSMYLQTGEKEVLGYAKYGDLGNLSHSRIPASRWINGINQHLPEGVHVKPDSELYLIGTSYMSVTARFLSKYEKFPHLVRLLFGWHVVRSLIPITSYSMAKILITETLDTQMAVYFLETCVGRVSDIAPFALAHYYFNKFLPSITLRTVDALVNNIRETSLNGFRNLSWMEEQTRREATNKLASLHKIVAFPKDLSSRLDIDAYYSYLPEFKPPFLRTYLLASKATLDHTKPLLRGGANNSINRDLYLHAQLIPVNSFYMFVYHVMFIMPSIQFPPYYADSLPVAARYGGLGHVVGHEITHVFDPFQGSLDRTGRKVEWFSETSRLRFLGRLECLVRQYSAASRALRDLDTKTLSEDFADNSGFEWTFSAYRKQVTLGNSPSGVWDLTNDQLFYVTSCHKWCASHSDAAGFFYSPKSLRCNVPLMNSAEFGEAFQCPPGSPMNPSMKCTFG is encoded by the exons ATGGACGGTACGGGTATCTGCAGTGCTTCGTTCTGTGTGAGCACTATTGCCGGAAGTCTCATCTACGCCAGCCTCTTCCTCTTCGTGCCGTACCTTGTCACCAACACTCTATTCCCCACCTGCTTCAGTCCCGACTGCTATAACTTCCCCAGAGAACTGGCCATGGCCATGGAGCCCCGCGCTGACCCCTGCAAGGACTTCTACCGCTTCGTGTGCGGTCGCTGGAGTACCGTGCACCCCGTCGACGCCAACCAGTTTGCCAGACTTCAGCGAAAGATATTCTTCAGTCTCTACGACGAGATACACCAGGCGGACAAGACCCCCGTTCCCCAG TCAAGCGCTGTCGAAAAATCCGCCCTGGGCCTACGCATCTGCGAAGAGATCTTCTCCTACCGCGAGGATAACATCGACGACTTGCAGGCATTCCTCAAGACTCAAAACTTATCTTGGCCCGATGTCAGCCACGCATCACCCTACGACGCACTAGAAGCACTCATCGCCTTGGGACTTGATTGGGACATCCACCTCCTGTTCCAAATGAAGCTCGTACCAAATTTCAAGCAGGACGACCGCCTCCTCCTGTCCCTCAGCCAGAGTTCGAGCCTCGTCCTTTGGTTCCAGCACAGGGTTACGAGGTTACCCGGCTCACTCCTGGGCGACGCAATCGTCAAAATAGCCCACATGCTCGGgagcacggacgaggactaCAGCAAACTCGTAGAGACCATAGTATTGATGGATACGGACCTCATGTCAATGTACCTTCAAACCGGCGAGAAAGAAGTGCTGGGGTACGCGAAGTACGGCGACCTCGGTAACCTATCGCACAGTCGCATTCCAGCTAGTCGTTGGATCAACGGCATCAACCAGCACCTTCCGGAGGGCGTGCACGTCAAACCCGACAGCGAGTTGTACCTCATCGGCACGTCTTACATGTCGGTGACGGCCAGGTTCTTGAGCAAGTACGAGAAATTTCCGCATCTGGTGCGCTTGCTCTTCGGTTGGCACGTCGTAAGATCCCTGATCCCGATCACGTCTTACAGTATGGCAAAGATCCTGATCACGGAGACGTTGGACACCCAGATGGCGGTTTACTTTCTCGAGACCTGCGTGGGTCGCGTGTCCGATATCGCACCTTTCGCGCTGGCCCATTACTACTTCAACAAGTTTCTCCCGTCGATAACGCTGCGCACGGTAGATGCCCTGGTCAACAACATTCGCGAGACGTCCCTCAATGGATTCCGCAACCTTTCCTGGATGGAAGAACAGACCAGAAGGGAAGCGACCAACAAGCTGGCCTCACTTCACAAGATCGTGGCTTTCCCCAAAGACCTTTCTTCCCGCCTGGACATCGATGCGTACTACTCTTACCTTCCAGAATTCAAGCCCCCCTTCCTGAGAACGTATCTCCTAGCGTCTAAAGCCACCCTGGACCACACGAAGCCCCTGCTGCGTGGCGGCGCCAACAATTCCATCAACCGCGACCTCTACCTCCACGCACAACTGATCCCAGTCAATTCCTTCTACATGTTCGTCTATCATGTCATGTTCATTATGCCCTCTATCCAGTTCCCGCCATATTACGCAGACTCTTTGCCCGTCGCAGCGCGTTACGGCGGTCTTGGCCACGTGGTGGGCCATGAGATCACGCACGTCTTCGACCCGTTTCAAGGGTCGTTGGACAGGACGGGACGCAAGGTGGAGTGGTTTTCGGAGACCTCACGTCTGAGGTTCTTGGGGAGGTTGGAGTGCCTGGTTCGCCAGTACAGTGCGGCGTCCCGCGCGCTGAGGGACCTGGATACGAAGACGTTATCCGAAGATTTCGCCGATAACAGCGGCTTCGAGTGGACGTTTTCGGCATACAGGAAGCAGGTGACTTTAGGAAACAGCCCTTCCGGTGTGTGGGACTTGACGAACGACCAGCTGTTTTACGTCACTTCCTGTCACAAGTGGTGTGCGTCGCACAGTGACGCGGCGGGGTTCTTTTATTCCCCAAAGTCACTCCGGTGCAATGTGCCCTTGATGAACAGCGCAGAGTTCGGAGAAGCTTTTCAGTGTCCTCCCGGTTCGCCAATGAACCCCAGCATGAAATGCACTTTTGGATAG